A genomic segment from Amphiura filiformis chromosome 10, Afil_fr2py, whole genome shotgun sequence encodes:
- the LOC140162159 gene encoding uncharacterized protein → MSSASEDSAISAEEENEISEDEAPESVSFGKSRQDALTSISVALKETRRLKELKKEKRRNRHALLKQQRQSKIDLSSARLPESVLKGIADLDDAQSENKKVPDDTPRVRGEEESGSSDDEGVDDDDDDDDDDDELEEQDDFGDADLGDEDTRSQAEDYIAFEGFQAVPLSDTKHRAPSTKESALEFLDKHLYGARIHRESVNKHVSRLRKRDHKPALHFTKPGKKTLNKKRKKQMKKEKNLGSPSR, encoded by the exons ATGAGTTCAGCGTCAG AAGACTCTGCTATCTCTGCTGAAGAGGAGAATGAAATCAGTGAAGACGAGGCGCCAGAAAGTGTGTCATTTGGGAAGAGTCGACAAGATGCCCTGACATCCATATCAGTAGCTCTGAAAGAAACAAGAAG ATTAAAAGAATTGAAAAAGGAGAAACGGAGGAATAGACATGCACTGCTAAAGCAACAAAGACAAAGTAAAATAGACTTGTCATCAGCAAGGCTTCCTGAGAGCGTATTGAAAGGGATCGCTGATCTGGATGATGCACAGTCTGAAAACAA GAAAGTACCAGATGACACACCCAGGGTAAGAGGAGAAGAAGAATCAGGGTCATCAGATGATGaaggtgtagatgatgatgatgatgatgatgatgatgatgatgagctgGAAGAACAAGATGATTTTGGAGATGCAGATCTTGGAGATGAAGATACGAGATCACAGGCAGAAGACTACATAGCTTTTGAAG GATTCCAGGCAGTCCCGCTATCAGACACCAAACATAGAGCGCCCTCTACAAAAGAATCTGCATTAGAATTTCTAGATAAACATTTGTACGGAGCCCGGATACATCGAGAATCAG TAAATAAGCATGTGTCAAGACTACGCAAGAGGGATCATAAACCAGCACTACATTTCACAAAACCAG GCAAGAAGACACTAAATAAGAAGAGGAAAAagcaaatgaaaaaagaaaagaatttggGATCACCTTCACGATAA